In one window of Prevotella sp. E13-17 DNA:
- the gdhA gene encoding NADP-specific glutamate dehydrogenase, translating into MEVQKIMQELERKHPGELEYLQAVREVLESIKDVYNQHPEFEKAKIVERIVEPERIITFRVPWVDDKGEVQVNIGYRVQFNSAIGPYKGGLRFHPSVNLSILKFLGFEQTFKNALTTLPMGGGKGGSDFAPRGKSDAEIMRFCQAFMTELYKVIGPDMDVPAGDIGVGGREIGYLFGMYKKLTSQFHGATLTGKGIEWGGSILRPEATGYGALYFVHQMMDTHGIDIKGKTVALSGFGNVAWGAAKKATELGAKVITISGPDGYIYDPAGLDAEKIEYMLELRASGNDVCQPYEKEFPGSKFFAGKKPWEQKADIYLPCATQNELNGDDADMILANKPLCVAEVSNMGCTAEAVNKFIAAGQLFAPGKAVNAGGVATSGLEMTQNSMRMSWTAEEVDQRLHQIMSGIHEQCVKYGREGNYVNYVKGANVAGFMKVAKAMLAQGIV; encoded by the coding sequence ATGGAAGTACAGAAAATTATGCAAGAGTTGGAGCGCAAGCACCCCGGCGAGTTGGAATACCTTCAGGCCGTACGCGAAGTGCTCGAATCTATTAAGGATGTATATAACCAGCACCCAGAGTTTGAAAAGGCAAAGATCGTGGAGCGTATCGTAGAGCCCGAGCGAATCATTACATTCCGTGTGCCCTGGGTCGATGACAAGGGCGAGGTGCAGGTCAACATTGGCTATCGCGTGCAGTTCAACAGCGCTATAGGCCCCTATAAAGGCGGACTGCGCTTCCACCCATCGGTCAACCTGTCTATCTTGAAGTTCCTGGGCTTCGAACAGACCTTCAAGAATGCGCTGACAACACTGCCTATGGGTGGCGGTAAAGGTGGTAGCGACTTTGCCCCTCGTGGTAAGAGCGATGCCGAAATCATGCGCTTCTGTCAGGCCTTTATGACGGAGCTCTACAAGGTGATAGGTCCCGATATGGACGTGCCTGCCGGTGATATCGGTGTTGGCGGTCGTGAGATTGGCTACCTGTTTGGTATGTATAAGAAACTGACCTCGCAGTTCCATGGCGCTACCCTGACGGGTAAGGGTATAGAATGGGGCGGCAGTATCCTGCGCCCAGAGGCTACAGGTTATGGTGCTCTCTACTTCGTACATCAGATGATGGATACTCACGGCATCGATATCAAGGGCAAGACAGTAGCTCTTTCAGGCTTCGGCAATGTGGCTTGGGGTGCTGCAAAGAAGGCTACCGAACTGGGCGCTAAGGTCATCACCATCAGTGGTCCCGATGGTTATATCTATGATCCCGCAGGACTGGATGCCGAGAAGATAGAGTACATGTTGGAGCTGCGTGCATCGGGCAACGATGTCTGTCAGCCCTATGAAAAGGAGTTCCCCGGTTCGAAGTTCTTTGCAGGCAAGAAACCTTGGGAACAGAAGGCCGATATCTATCTGCCCTGTGCCACTCAGAACGAGCTGAATGGCGATGATGCCGACATGATTCTGGCCAACAAGCCCCTCTGTGTGGCTGAGGTGTCGAACATGGGATGCACTGCTGAGGCCGTCAATAAGTTTATCGCCGCTGGTCAGTTGTTTGCTCCTGGCAAGGCCGTCAATGCAGGTGGCGTGGCTACCTCTGGTCTGGAGATGACGCAGAATTCGATGCGCATGTCGTGGACGGCAGAGGAAGTCGATCAGCGTCTGCATCAAATCATGTCGGGCATTCATGAGCAGTGCGTCAAGTACGGTCGCGAGGGCAACTACGTGAACTATGTGAAAGGTGCCAACGTGGCTGGCTTCATGAAGGTTGCCAAGGCGATGCTGGCGCAGGGCATTGTTTAA
- a CDS encoding S8 family serine peptidase: protein MKRYIIALMLIVLGLMDTYPQRARMGKLSPLLRRVARTTVSSPQRVCAFVKVTAGGQRALQEHGCKVLLRKGQLYIVDLSTDQLAELSLDPRILRIEANHAAQVLTDSMAVHLNALPAYEGQALPHAFTGDGVVVGVMDIGFDLTHPNFYSRDMSAYRIKAFWDMLSRDTLGSRFPVGRDYTDVTEIKALGRSTDGRDMTHGTHTLGIAAGSGYDTKYRGMAPDADICLVANAVGDNAAYVDSADYYKYTFATDALGFKYLFDQAERLQQPCVISFSEGSSEDFYGHDQLYYEMLDSLVGPGRILVAAAGNRGHQKTWFCKRRGEQSEGTFLTSKNQESAFTLKSADDFVLRMVLYGARNDTVLVDSKQVKEQTDSTMQMALRHDGTTYFFEVEAYASCYDAQDVCYDVMVNSERGVGKICPFSVEIVGRDAEVGFWNMTGTLVTNAVNPLLFAGESTHNVHSPSSAPCVISVGATSYRDSIANYEGAWKHYWHAPQGMRVPFSSVGPTTDGRIKPDVMAPGNNIISSYSSWYLEHHPDASDVKWDVAHFDFNGRTYAWNSNSGTSMSCPAVAGAIALWLQAKPTLTPAEVKDVMAHTCRQPDPSLTYPNNEYGYGEIDVYRGLLYLLGTDKIDGVSKKQTHATVSMTADGMLRVCMADALQRSATIRLFALSGAQVYVGQLHQGLTSYNLALPWLASGIYVVQIDGPVTVSGSTLVRR from the coding sequence ATGAAAAGATATATTATTGCGTTGATGCTCATAGTCTTAGGACTGATGGATACTTACCCTCAACGGGCACGAATGGGCAAACTGTCGCCTTTGTTGCGGAGGGTGGCGAGGACCACCGTGTCATCACCACAGCGGGTCTGTGCCTTTGTGAAGGTGACCGCAGGTGGCCAACGGGCACTGCAAGAGCATGGCTGCAAGGTGTTGTTGAGAAAAGGACAACTCTATATCGTGGATCTATCGACAGACCAATTGGCAGAGTTGTCGCTGGACCCGCGTATCTTGCGCATTGAGGCTAATCATGCTGCACAGGTGCTGACCGATTCGATGGCTGTCCACCTGAATGCGCTACCCGCCTATGAAGGTCAAGCACTACCGCACGCCTTTACGGGCGACGGTGTAGTGGTGGGGGTGATGGACATTGGCTTTGATCTGACGCATCCAAATTTCTATAGTCGTGATATGTCGGCGTATCGTATTAAGGCGTTTTGGGATATGCTGTCTCGCGATACGTTGGGAAGTAGGTTCCCCGTGGGACGTGACTATACGGATGTTACAGAGATTAAAGCACTTGGGCGCTCGACCGATGGCCGAGACATGACACACGGCACACACACACTTGGTATTGCTGCTGGTAGTGGCTATGACACGAAATATCGGGGCATGGCGCCCGACGCAGACATCTGTTTGGTTGCCAATGCAGTGGGCGATAATGCTGCTTATGTGGATTCCGCTGATTACTATAAATATACATTTGCGACTGATGCGCTTGGGTTCAAGTATCTTTTCGATCAGGCAGAACGGCTCCAACAGCCATGTGTGATTTCTTTTAGTGAGGGCAGCAGTGAGGATTTTTATGGCCATGATCAACTGTATTACGAGATGTTGGACAGTTTGGTGGGACCTGGACGCATCTTGGTGGCAGCGGCAGGTAACAGGGGACATCAGAAAACATGGTTCTGTAAGCGGCGCGGTGAGCAGTCTGAAGGCACGTTCTTGACGTCGAAGAATCAAGAGTCGGCCTTCACGTTGAAGTCGGCAGATGACTTTGTCTTGCGCATGGTGCTATATGGCGCCCGCAATGATACCGTATTGGTGGACAGCAAGCAAGTGAAGGAACAAACCGACAGCACCATGCAGATGGCACTGCGCCATGATGGCACTACTTATTTTTTCGAGGTGGAAGCCTATGCTTCTTGCTATGATGCTCAAGATGTGTGCTACGATGTGATGGTGAATAGCGAACGTGGGGTGGGAAAGATTTGCCCTTTTTCTGTCGAGATTGTCGGGCGCGATGCAGAGGTGGGTTTCTGGAATATGACCGGTACGTTGGTAACGAATGCTGTGAATCCCCTGCTATTTGCTGGAGAGAGCACGCACAATGTTCATTCACCATCGTCAGCTCCTTGTGTGATTAGCGTGGGGGCCACCAGCTATCGCGACAGCATAGCCAATTACGAAGGCGCATGGAAGCACTATTGGCATGCGCCTCAAGGCATGCGTGTGCCATTTTCTTCGGTGGGACCGACAACAGACGGGCGCATCAAACCCGACGTGATGGCACCAGGCAATAACATCATCTCATCGTATAGTAGTTGGTACTTAGAGCATCACCCTGATGCTTCTGACGTGAAATGGGATGTGGCCCATTTTGATTTTAACGGACGGACCTATGCGTGGAATTCCAATAGTGGGACCTCTATGTCCTGTCCGGCTGTGGCTGGCGCCATCGCACTATGGCTTCAGGCTAAACCTACGCTGACCCCTGCCGAGGTGAAAGATGTGATGGCGCACACCTGTCGGCAGCCAGACCCATCGCTGACTTACCCCAATAATGAGTATGGATATGGTGAGATTGACGTCTATCGTGGCTTGCTTTATCTGTTGGGAACTGATAAAATAGACGGTGTCTCAAAGAAACAAACGCATGCCACCGTCAGTATGACTGCCGATGGCATGCTTCGTGTGTGTATGGCGGACGCCTTACAGCGGTCTGCCACGATTCGCTTGTTTGCTCTTTCTGGCGCCCAGGTGTATGTTGGACAGTTGCACCAAGGATTGACGTCTTATAACTTGGCATTGCCTTGGCTTGCATCTGGCATCTATGTGGTGCAGATAGATGGGCCAGTAACGGTCAGTGGGTCAACACTCGTGCGCCGCTGA
- a CDS encoding septal ring lytic transglycosylase RlpA family protein: MAQSQSGKASYYSKRMTGTKTANGERLHHDSMTCAHKSYKFGTFLKVTNTKTGKTVVVRVNDRGPYIRGRIVDLSYGAAARLGILGDGTAHVRIEKAEPENTIWFDVNRFDSKGQSHHSPLGPLHLPKAKIDSTLIGRPMPVVR; this comes from the coding sequence TTGGCACAAAGTCAAAGCGGTAAGGCTTCTTATTATTCTAAACGGATGACTGGTACGAAGACGGCCAATGGCGAACGGCTTCATCACGACAGCATGACCTGTGCGCATAAGAGCTATAAGTTTGGCACCTTTCTGAAGGTAACGAATACCAAGACAGGCAAGACAGTGGTGGTGAGGGTGAACGATCGCGGTCCCTACATTCGCGGACGCATCGTGGACCTGAGCTATGGTGCTGCTGCACGACTGGGCATCCTGGGCGATGGCACTGCGCATGTGCGCATAGAAAAAGCCGAACCTGAAAACACCATTTGGTTCGATGTCAACAGGTTCGACTCTAAGGGGCAAAGCCATCACTCGCCTTTAGGCCCCTTGCATCTTCCCAAGGCAAAGATTGACTCGACACTTATCGGGCGACCAATGCCTGTGGTCAGATAG
- a CDS encoding leucine-rich repeat protein, which produces MKRYIIPIIIATLLPAMAFAAKMQGTLTLGAPAIEAVCIYDTEAKTATLGNGYTSCINHYEDGELVIPGSVTYKDESYKVVIGQFAFRLCNKLTRVTIEEGVEHIGDYAFVGCSSVTEIRLPATLQTIGAGAFCNLTSLTTMRCKGTTAPTWQWNDVFSVLGTKESMEEMAQKRILYVPKDKLASYNDTKFDGTSSGTLTGANEKVGWQEAFARIYELSDEPYEITSLDAFKTFRDKVNEGTAWSYYGTTNFKLTTDLDLSESNWEPIGTDTHPFSGIFDGGGHVIKSLTIDRVETDYIGLFGYATEATIYNMYLENPKVWGRDYVGTVIGYASNNTHLTDLLVIRSRSDDASAVYAKSGSSGGIVGRANDGTIERCMFRGMIYGTGWTGGIAGNIFNNVTVTDCSAAYYFTNIGQNQPKVGGIVGGAGSVTINRCLARHEFNVLSSSKGWIVGGTNRTEASSISNCIYWGVTGSLAANGIIGVQENSSTCTYTNNVSKDSQDDMKEDKAKSTLGENWYYFTDNYVDLPIPITLKDMYIKYCVDEADESTGLVYRPAYADDSDYEVIGYTGTATSLTIPATYNDKPVSAILDGVFKDNTTLNTITLGSNLKSIGAHAFENCDALTSVDLPDAVTFVGRDAFRGCDNLTSFNIGRGFENHEGNFLAYCPSMTTLTASRGNDNGYSCVDNVLTHKINREGTYYGYIIACAPGKEGDYTIPDLECSYITLFPYSFATCEKLTSITAPNKHIVLNDALFDGDYNLRYVDMRNVDGFKDESSSGYTDTKVTVDRNDANSPFYGMSGYTMVYLPSGNSAASGEPNAVIDGTANQIMLNDKWDFNPKVSPITATNGVSYSRMLKPDMVEITEDTDESITIEGKETTQLEGHYEYAAAGYTCYLPYALTLSNENAKVYKPTETSVEAGVTTITFEQVENNAIEAYKPYYIVVSGSSGVDLSTDAEVTVSTDTGGSWTVGDYALKGTTVTIPNSSLYNATYPTYILQSDGKWHKVPQNQPKAYMGPFRAYFQATSASATRALNMTIEDSEATAVDAVIRTIDADGTEHYYDMNGRLLSGKPQKGMYIHNGKKYINK; this is translated from the coding sequence ATGAAAAGATATATTATTCCTATTATCATAGCAACCCTGCTGCCGGCAATGGCCTTTGCCGCGAAGATGCAGGGAACGCTGACGCTGGGAGCACCAGCTATAGAGGCTGTCTGTATCTACGACACGGAGGCAAAGACCGCCACCTTGGGCAATGGCTATACCTCCTGTATCAATCACTACGAGGATGGTGAACTCGTCATTCCAGGTTCGGTGACCTATAAGGATGAGTCCTATAAAGTTGTTATTGGACAGTTTGCTTTCCGTCTGTGCAACAAACTGACAAGAGTAACCATCGAAGAAGGTGTTGAGCACATTGGCGACTATGCCTTTGTAGGTTGCTCCTCAGTGACAGAGATCAGGCTGCCAGCCACGTTGCAAACCATCGGAGCCGGCGCCTTCTGTAACCTCACCAGTCTGACGACTATGCGTTGCAAGGGAACCACCGCCCCCACATGGCAGTGGAACGATGTCTTCTCTGTGCTTGGTACCAAGGAGAGCATGGAGGAAATGGCGCAGAAGCGCATCCTCTATGTTCCTAAAGACAAACTTGCCAGCTATAACGATACCAAGTTCGACGGAACTTCTTCTGGCACCCTGACGGGAGCCAACGAGAAGGTAGGCTGGCAGGAAGCCTTTGCACGTATTTACGAGCTCAGCGACGAGCCATACGAAATCACTTCATTAGATGCGTTCAAGACATTCCGTGACAAAGTGAACGAGGGTACGGCTTGGAGCTATTACGGGACTACCAACTTTAAGCTGACAACAGACCTTGACCTCAGTGAGAGCAATTGGGAACCCATCGGTACTGATACCCATCCTTTCAGCGGCATTTTCGATGGTGGCGGTCATGTCATCAAGAGCCTGACAATTGACAGAGTTGAAACGGATTACATCGGTTTATTCGGCTATGCCACAGAAGCGACTATCTATAACATGTATCTCGAAAATCCCAAGGTTTGGGGAAGAGACTATGTGGGCACCGTTATCGGCTATGCCTCTAACAACACTCATCTCACCGACCTGCTTGTAATTAGAAGCAGAAGCGATGATGCCTCTGCTGTCTATGCCAAAAGTGGCAGTAGTGGCGGTATCGTAGGCCGTGCCAATGATGGCACCATAGAGCGTTGCATGTTCCGTGGAATGATTTATGGCACTGGCTGGACTGGCGGTATCGCCGGCAACATCTTCAACAATGTTACCGTCACCGACTGCTCGGCAGCCTACTATTTTACAAATATAGGTCAAAATCAGCCAAAGGTTGGAGGCATCGTAGGCGGCGCTGGCAGTGTTACGATTAATCGTTGTTTAGCAAGACACGAATTTAATGTCCTTTCTTCATCAAAGGGCTGGATAGTAGGAGGTACTAACCGGACCGAGGCAAGCAGCATCTCGAACTGTATATATTGGGGAGTTACAGGGTCATTAGCTGCTAATGGCATAATAGGTGTTCAAGAAAACAGTAGTACATGTACATACACAAATAATGTAAGCAAGGATAGCCAAGATGACATGAAGGAGGATAAAGCCAAGTCCACGCTAGGCGAAAACTGGTACTACTTTACCGACAACTATGTTGACTTACCCATTCCCATCACGCTGAAGGATATGTATATTAAATACTGTGTAGATGAGGCGGATGAATCTACCGGACTGGTCTATCGTCCGGCGTATGCTGACGATAGCGATTACGAGGTGATTGGCTATACGGGAACGGCTACCAGCCTCACCATCCCCGCCACATATAATGACAAGCCCGTCTCCGCCATTCTCGACGGTGTCTTCAAGGACAACACGACGCTGAACACCATCACCTTAGGCAGCAACCTGAAGAGCATCGGTGCCCATGCCTTTGAGAACTGCGATGCGCTGACCAGCGTCGATTTGCCCGATGCCGTGACCTTTGTGGGCAGAGATGCCTTCCGAGGCTGCGACAACCTGACGAGTTTTAACATCGGCAGAGGCTTCGAGAACCATGAGGGCAACTTCCTGGCCTACTGCCCCAGCATGACCACGCTGACGGCATCGCGCGGCAACGACAACGGCTACAGCTGTGTGGATAATGTGCTGACACATAAAATTAATCGTGAAGGAACGTACTATGGCTATATTATTGCATGCGCACCGGGTAAGGAGGGTGACTACACGATTCCCGATTTAGAGTGTAGTTACATCACCTTGTTCCCATACAGCTTTGCTACTTGCGAGAAACTGACCAGCATCACTGCCCCTAACAAGCATATCGTATTGAACGATGCCCTCTTTGACGGGGACTATAATCTCCGCTATGTGGACATGCGCAATGTCGATGGGTTTAAGGATGAAAGCAGTTCTGGATATACAGATACAAAAGTGACCGTTGACCGCAACGATGCCAACAGTCCCTTCTATGGCATGAGCGGATATACGATGGTCTATCTGCCTTCAGGGAACAGTGCTGCTTCCGGCGAGCCCAATGCCGTTATCGACGGTACAGCCAACCAGATTATGCTGAACGACAAATGGGACTTCAATCCGAAGGTGTCGCCCATCACGGCGACGAACGGTGTCTCCTACAGCCGTATGCTTAAACCCGATATGGTGGAAATAACAGAGGACACCGACGAGAGTATTACCATTGAGGGAAAGGAGACAACCCAACTGGAGGGTCACTACGAATACGCCGCAGCGGGTTACACCTGCTACCTGCCTTACGCCCTGACACTCAGCAATGAGAACGCAAAGGTATATAAGCCTACAGAAACCAGCGTCGAGGCGGGTGTGACCACCATCACCTTCGAGCAGGTGGAGAATAACGCGATCGAGGCATATAAACCCTACTACATCGTGGTAAGCGGAAGTAGCGGTGTTGACCTGAGCACCGATGCAGAGGTGACGGTCAGCACCGACACTGGCGGCTCATGGACTGTGGGCGACTATGCCCTGAAAGGCACTACGGTGACCATTCCCAACAGCTCGCTCTACAATGCTACCTATCCCACCTACATCTTGCAAAGCGACGGCAAGTGGCACAAGGTGCCTCAGAACCAGCCGAAGGCATACATGGGTCCCTTCCGTGCTTACTTCCAGGCTACGAGCGCCAGTGCTACCCGTGCCCTCAACATGACAATCGAGGACAGTGAAGCGACGGCTGTTGACGCTGTCATCCGCACCATCGATGCCGACGGCACAGAGCACTACTACGACATGAACGGCAGACTGCTCAGCGGAAAACCCCAGAAGGGCATGTATATCCACAACGGTAAAAAGTACATTAACAAATAG
- the hflX gene encoding GTPase HflX, with amino-acid sequence MKEFVISEAKAETAVLVGLITPQQDEAKTKEYLDELEFLADTAGARVVKRFTQKVGGPSSVTYVGSGKLDEIRQYIKACQDAYDDWMDQQEEQLISAEDMGEAPQPVGMVIFDDELSAKQIRNIEKELQVKILDRTSLILDIFAMRAQTAEAKTQVELAQHRYMLPRLQRLWTHLERQGGGSGSGGGKGSVGLRGPGETQLEMDRRIILHRITLLKQRLVEIDKQKTTQRKNRGRLIRVALVGYTNVGKSTLMNLLSKSDVFAENKLFATLDTTVRKVTIENLPFLLADTVGFIRKLPSDLVESFKSTLDEVREADLLVHVVDISHPDFEDQIRVVEQTLGELGCSETPSMVVFNKIDAYRWTPQDEDDLTEPTKENISLDDLKRTWMAKMQGDCLFISAKQKENIDELRSVLYNKVRELHVQKYPYNDFLYNIEEQ; translated from the coding sequence ATGAAGGAATTTGTAATATCAGAAGCTAAGGCCGAGACGGCTGTGCTGGTGGGACTCATAACCCCACAACAAGACGAAGCAAAGACAAAGGAATATCTCGACGAACTCGAGTTTCTCGCTGATACGGCTGGCGCCCGCGTGGTGAAGCGATTCACGCAGAAAGTGGGTGGACCCAGCAGTGTGACCTATGTGGGAAGCGGTAAGCTGGATGAGATCCGACAATATATCAAGGCGTGTCAAGATGCCTACGACGACTGGATGGATCAGCAGGAAGAACAGCTGATTTCGGCAGAGGATATGGGCGAGGCACCACAACCTGTGGGCATGGTGATCTTCGACGATGAACTGAGCGCCAAACAGATACGCAACATAGAGAAAGAACTGCAGGTGAAGATACTGGACCGCACCTCGCTGATTCTCGATATTTTTGCCATGCGTGCCCAAACGGCCGAGGCTAAGACACAAGTGGAACTGGCACAACATCGCTATATGCTGCCACGACTGCAGCGTCTGTGGACACACTTGGAGCGACAGGGCGGTGGCTCTGGCTCGGGTGGCGGAAAAGGTAGTGTGGGACTGCGTGGACCAGGTGAGACGCAGTTGGAGATGGACCGACGCATCATCCTGCACCGCATCACACTGCTGAAACAGCGACTGGTCGAGATAGACAAACAGAAGACTACGCAACGCAAGAACCGTGGCCGACTGATACGTGTGGCACTGGTGGGCTATACCAATGTGGGCAAATCGACGTTGATGAACCTGCTGTCGAAGAGCGATGTCTTTGCCGAGAACAAGCTCTTTGCCACGCTCGATACCACCGTTCGCAAGGTGACCATCGAAAATCTCCCGTTCTTGTTGGCCGACACGGTGGGCTTTATCCGTAAGTTGCCCTCAGACTTGGTAGAGTCGTTTAAGTCAACACTTGATGAGGTGCGCGAAGCCGATCTGCTGGTGCACGTGGTGGATATCTCGCACCCCGACTTTGAAGACCAGATAAGAGTGGTGGAACAGACGCTGGGCGAGTTGGGCTGCTCGGAGACACCGTCAATGGTGGTCTTCAATAAGATAGATGCCTATAGGTGGACTCCGCAGGACGAAGACGACCTGACGGAACCCACCAAGGAGAATATTTCGCTCGACGACCTGAAACGCACTTGGATGGCCAAGATGCAGGGCGACTGCCTCTTTATTTCGGCTAAGCAGAAGGAGAACATCGACGAACTCCGTAGCGTATTATATAATAAGGTGCGCGAACTGCACGTTCAGAAATACCCGTATAACGACTTTTTGTACAACATTGAAGAACAGTAA
- a CDS encoding alpha-L-fucosidase produces the protein MKKLTTTLLFMAATSITIGQNHVAVRQGTFDSSWESLSQWECPEWFKDAKFGIWAHWGPQCQAEDGDWYARHIYFEGHAQNKFHVGHFGQPAEFGLKELCNAWKAEAWNPDELVRLYKSVGARYFMALANHHDNFDLWDSPYQEWNSVNIGPKKDIIKGWKTACQKVGLPLGVSIHASHAWTWLEPSQEYDGNLTKAEGKGKWWEGMDPQELYAQRHAHSADWKKVRGIHPQWDWGKGASLPSEQYKLKFQNRVLQLINDYNPDMIYFDDTAMPFYGCDDNIGQNILQHYYNHSAAQHKSKQQVIVTGKQLTAQQKDYMMWDVERGVPDRPQQEYWQTCTCIGQWHYDQNVYQQNRYKSGATVIRMLIDVVSKNGNLLLSVPVKANGTIDDKEQAILADIKAWMDINGESIYGTRTWQTFGEGPLAESANPMNAQGFNEGQTYSSRDVRYVQKKGIVYATIMDWPESGAFLMKALSTKSGKIKKVELLGGHKVAFTQDANGLTIMIPADKPNTIAPVFRITFKK, from the coding sequence ATGAAAAAACTAACTACTACGCTGCTCTTCATGGCGGCAACATCAATCACAATCGGACAGAACCATGTCGCCGTAAGGCAAGGCACCTTTGATTCATCCTGGGAGAGTCTGTCACAATGGGAATGTCCAGAATGGTTTAAGGACGCCAAGTTTGGCATCTGGGCACACTGGGGACCACAGTGTCAGGCAGAAGATGGCGATTGGTATGCCCGCCACATCTATTTCGAAGGGCACGCCCAAAACAAGTTCCACGTTGGTCATTTTGGTCAACCTGCAGAGTTTGGGCTAAAGGAGCTATGCAATGCTTGGAAAGCAGAAGCTTGGAACCCCGACGAGTTGGTCAGGCTATATAAGAGCGTAGGTGCTCGCTATTTCATGGCCTTAGCCAATCACCACGACAACTTCGACCTCTGGGACTCCCCTTACCAGGAATGGAACTCGGTCAACATCGGTCCAAAGAAAGACATCATCAAAGGTTGGAAAACTGCCTGCCAAAAAGTTGGTCTTCCCTTGGGAGTCAGCATCCATGCCTCACACGCATGGACATGGTTGGAACCATCTCAGGAATATGACGGCAACCTGACCAAAGCCGAAGGCAAAGGCAAGTGGTGGGAAGGCATGGACCCACAGGAGCTCTATGCCCAAAGACATGCGCATTCAGCCGACTGGAAGAAGGTGCGCGGCATTCACCCACAATGGGACTGGGGCAAAGGAGCCTCACTACCCTCTGAACAGTACAAACTAAAATTTCAAAACCGCGTGCTGCAGCTCATCAACGACTATAATCCCGACATGATATACTTCGATGATACGGCCATGCCCTTCTACGGATGCGATGACAATATAGGCCAAAACATTCTGCAACACTACTATAACCATAGCGCTGCTCAGCACAAAAGCAAACAACAAGTCATCGTCACGGGCAAGCAACTGACGGCACAGCAAAAGGATTACATGATGTGGGACGTTGAGCGTGGTGTCCCCGATCGTCCACAACAGGAATATTGGCAGACCTGCACATGTATTGGCCAGTGGCACTACGACCAGAATGTGTATCAGCAAAACCGCTATAAGAGTGGTGCTACAGTCATCCGCATGCTCATTGACGTAGTCTCCAAGAATGGCAATCTGCTGCTCTCTGTCCCCGTAAAAGCCAATGGAACGATCGATGACAAAGAACAAGCCATACTTGCCGACATTAAGGCATGGATGGACATCAATGGTGAAAGCATCTACGGCACACGCACGTGGCAGACCTTTGGCGAAGGTCCCCTTGCAGAATCAGCCAACCCAATGAATGCGCAGGGCTTCAACGAAGGGCAGACTTACTCATCAAGGGATGTGCGTTACGTTCAGAAGAAAGGCATTGTCTATGCCACCATCATGGACTGGCCCGAGTCTGGCGCTTTTCTCATGAAAGCATTGAGCACGAAAAGCGGAAAGATAAAAAAGGTAGAGTTGTTAGGTGGCCACAAAGTAGCCTTCACACAAGACGCCAATGGGCTCACCATCATGATTCCTGCCGACAAACCCAACACCATCGCTCCCGTTTTCCGTATCACGTTCAAGAAGTAA